The following coding sequences are from one Neurospora crassa OR74A linkage group I, whole genome shotgun sequence window:
- a CDS encoding short chain dehydrogenase/reductase family protein, protein MIQFLPTRFLRPSTRTLLSTTRTRALNTTARTTLATAISSSKPSRTSLPSSLHQQSYTMSTGTKSASAASHAELNRNSLFNLAGRVALVTGGGTGIGLMATQALAVNGAKVYIAGRNKEKLDKVVEIYNKDVEGEIIALQADVTKKEDIAALVKEIESREKCLCILVNNAGISSSSVTTEASDPKELKHNLFDNENATFDDWTETYRTNVASIYFMTSAFLPLLQASTERHPGWSGTVVNISSISGQVKSAQHHFSYNASKAAAVHLNRMLAAEIANAGLKIRINSIAPGVFPSEMTAEESDEFQKSHIPKEKYQDKFPSARPGRDIDMAQAVLALVSNQFINGETLAVDGGYKLAAGL, encoded by the coding sequence ATGATTCAATTTCTACCTACACGCTTCCTCAGACCCTCCACCAGGACTCTTCTTTCCACAACCAGAACAAGAGCACTTAACACCACTGCACGAACCACTCTAGCGACCGCGATTAGTTCATCCAAACCTTCCAGGACCAGTCTCCCATCCTCTCTCCACCAACAATCTTACACAATGTCGACCGGAACCAAGTCGGCCTCCGCTGCCAGCCATGCCGAGTTGAACCGCAACtccctcttcaacctcgCGGGCCGCGTCGCCCTCGTaaccggcggcggcactgGCATCGGGCTTATGGCCACACAAGCTCTCGCCGTCAACGGCGCCAAGGTGTATATCGCTGGCCGCAACAAGGAGAAGCTGGacaaggtggtggagatcTACAACAAGGACGTCGAGGGCGAGATCATCGCCCTGCAGGCAGACGTGACTAAGAAGGAGGACATTGCCGCTCTGGTCAAGGAGATCGAATCCCGCGAGAAGTGTCTCTGCATCTTGGTCAACAACGCCGGCATTTCCAGCTCGAGCGTAACCACCGAGGCCAGCGACCCCAAGGAGCTCAAGCACAACTTGTTTGATAACGAGAACGCTACTTTCGACGACTGGACGGAGACATACCGTACCAATGTGGCTAGCATTTACTTCATGACCTCCGCCTTTTTGCCCCTCCTACAAGCTAGCACCGAGCGCCACCCAGGCTGGTCCGGCACTGTGGTCAAcatcagcagcatcagcGGCCAAGTCAAGTCAGCCCAGCACCACTTCAGCTACAACGCTAGCAAGGCAGCGGCCGTTCACCTGAACCGCATGCTAGCCGCAGAGATCGCCAACGCTGGGCTCAAGATTCGCATCAACAGCATTGCGCCTGGTGTCTTCCCTAGCGAGATGACGGCCGAGGAAAGCGACGAGTTCCAGAAGAGCCATATCCCCAAGGAGAAGTATCAAGACAAGTTCCCGAGTGCTCGTCCTGGCCGCGATATCGATATGGCGCAGGCAGTACTGGCATTGGTATCGAACCAGTTCATCAATGGCGAGACGTTGGCCGTTGATGGTGGGTACAAGTTGGCTGCTGGACTCTAA